A stretch of DNA from Peromyscus eremicus chromosome 18, PerEre_H2_v1, whole genome shotgun sequence:
CATTGTACCGGAGCCCATTTCTCCCTGAAATGCTATTATTTCATTAAATTGAGTGCTCTAGCAGGAGGGAATATActtgaaattctttctttatgTTGCCAAGCACTAGAATGTATTCTGTATATTTACCTTTGACTTCACATCCATTATTCCATCTCACTttatccctctctcccttccaaaCTGTTAGCAATGTCTATTGGGCGTTGAACTTGCCTCTTTTTAAACTTCTACTTATGAAAGggatcatacaatatattctttcTGTATATGATTTAGTTCACTTAACAAAGTGTTCTCTTATTCCATccttttttttctgcatgtatcaGGATTTCAATCTTTTGTGAATTTGTATTCCACTGTATCTATATAGCACCTCTTCATTAAGCATTTACCCATGGATGTCCAACTACTGTGATTCTGTCTCATAGCTATTATGAGTAGTGTTGCAGTAAACACAGACATGTTGGTATCTCTTTGCTACACTTATTTCATCTGCTTTTGTATAGGTACCTAGGAGTGAAATTACTTGATCATTTGGCagctttaggttttttttttggagaaattcTATGCTCTTTTAATGTCTATACTAATTTATATTCCCACCAACGATGTGCAATTATTCTTTTTCTCTACATACATATTGGTGTATTATGCAGCTTGTAGCTggaatcttttcattttcttcactttgAAATTTATCAATATTACCAGTcaggagccaggtgtggaggtACACATGTGCAATGTTAACACTTGcatgctgaggcagggggatcatgaatTCAAAGTTGGCCTTTCTACACAGAGAGGTCCAGATGGGTCTGAGCTATGAAGctcaacctcaaaaaaaaaaaaaaaaaaaaaaaaaggtctttccAGGGTGGTCCGTGTGTGGGGCCCAGCACTCACCCGCGAGCTGAGCGAACTGGGTGTCCCTGCGGTCCACGTGTCCGCACGGGGCTGAATCGCTGAAGTGGCTGCACTGCGGTGCGAGGGCCACAGGCCTGCTGTGCCCGGGTGTGTCTGATAAGGCAGAGGAGCATCTGCCTCTGTCCTACATGTGCCTCAGCGAATGCCATGGCCTGGGAGTGCCCTGCCCAGCCGCTCTCACCTGCAAAGCCAGACTTAATATGGCAGGTACAGGATGCCAAGCCCACAGCTGCCCAAGGAGGACATCCGCCTGGCCTCCCGGTCGGCACTGAGCAGCTGCCTCTGATCCCTGGACCAAGCAGAAGGCAACTGTTAATAGCCTGAAGGGCTGGCCGGCTGAGAGGCTCAGAGACCACCAGCCCAGCTTCCAGCTCACCAGCAAGAGGTGGACAGCCCTGGTGCTGGTTTGGATTTCCTCCATGCTCTTATCTAGAAGCCATATGGTGTCTGAGGAGCCACGACACTTAGTCACAACCAAGATGTGGCCTAAGGCGGTAAAGCAAAGGATGCCTAGGGACACAGATCTAAGGGCTGATAAACCAACCGAGAGAACAGCCACAGTGCTGCCTGCTTCTGTCACATCGACCACAGGGACCTAGGCAGCCAGCCTGAACTCTACCAATGTGACAGCGGAGATGACAACACACTGGACTAACAGGAGCACTCCAACAACCAGAGAGGACACTACGGACAGTGTGACCTCCAGGACTCTTGTACCACCTTCATCATCAGGCCCCTCGTCTGTGGGGCAGACTCTACCTATCACCACTGCTGGGCTTTCCTCTCTCAGCACACCACGTGCGGAAGTGCCAAGTACAAAAGCCAGGACATCACCAAGAACAGCCACAGTGGCAGTAGTGGCCCCACACACCATGACTGTTGCTACAGGCACCATAAACACAAGCAGTCCTACAAGGACTCCAAGTCCTATCAAAAGCACACCTGCTAACACATCCACCATGAACCCCACACCCACCTCAGGTGCCCCGACACAAGGTACCACCGTCCAGGTGACAACAGGACAGCCAGTGCCTAGCACAGGGAGATCAACACCTAGTCCTTTAAATACCACCCTGGAGCCCACCACCACCCGCCCTGTGACTTCAGTGTCCTCTACAGTAGTGACCACCACCCAGATACAAACCAAGGAGCCAACTGCCAGTACAGTGCCAGTGCCTCCCACCAGCCTGACCCCTGAAGTAGAAGCCACATCCCCCACCACACAGCCAAGCCCTGCATTACCTACCCAAGGGACAGGTGGGCCAGGCACACCGTTGACAACAGAGCGGGTGGAGACCAAAGCCACAGCTGGTACTGCCTCTGCTGGGCCGACACCcaggagctccagggatcctaaGGTGCCAACCGAAGACTCATGTCATCTCACCAACCAAGGCCAGTGCCTAGTGGTCACCACTGAGCCCCAGACCCCATCCTTGGTGAACAAAATGTTACTTCTGGCGGTACTCGCTCTTGGGGTGACCCTGTTCATTGCAGTCCTGGTGATGTTTGCCCTGCAAGCCTGTGAGAGCTACAAGAAGAAGGACTACACGCAGGTGGACTACCTGATCAATGGCACGTATGCTGACTCGGAGATGTGAGGGCCCCAGGAGGCCGGCCTCTTCCATGGCCTTCTGTTTTGCCTCAGACGAACCAAGTGCTTCCAGATCCTTTCGGTGCAATTTCAGAGCTGTGCCACATAAGTAGACACACTTAATTGATGTCAGATAAACCCCATGATCAGGAGAGAGCTGCCTtttcatagttatttttttaaacgATCACATATGCAAGAGTGGCCAGGGTGAGGGGGCCTGGCCCTCTTGGCCCACCGTGTGTGAAATCTTGACCAGAATTAAAAGCACTGACcgctctcaacaacaacaaaaaacaaacaaacaaacaaacaaaaaccagctgtATCTACAAATGGCAGGtctacaattattttcattacctGTCTTCAAAAATGATCATGTCGGACCTTCAAAGatgtttgcagaaaaaaaaatactaacaaaaTGTATAGTAGAAAACAATAATGAATACCCAAGTGGGGTTCTTTTAAAGTATTGTCACATTAACATTCATTCCTAATTTACACATTTAGTGTATGACAACAGGTACAATAATGACAAagaggcagatgtctgagttaaAGTATAATATGTTTTCCccttaaaatgaaaatttgcCTCTAAATTTCATCACACTTTGAAGCTTCTTTCTTCCCATATCAGCTGGTGAAATATTAATAGGAAATTAAGAAAGGTGAGCTTGGAAGAAAAGGTTATTATAACCAACCCCAAATCATTTCCCTCTTATAGTAGAGAAAACACAGGTAAGTCAACAATCTGTCATGCTCTCAGATGGAGGCTGGACCCAACCAAATGAACATGGCTTGTGTGGATTCAGCTGATAATAAAACTCATAACTGAATTCCTCAGTCACTACTACTGATAAATAGTACAAACATCATGGAGACAAAAGTTCAAATATTCTCTTGATCTTTAAATTACTCTCTATTATAGAACCCCTAATAAGAGCTGACAGAACACAGGAACTCTGTTGAATCCATTTAGGATGTCTGCTTTGGAACTGAGAGGTCTCTGATATTTTTCTATACATCTATGTAATAAACCATTCCAAACTTAATGATTTGGGTTGCCTTGGATTGCCTagattattacttttcttttggtttggttttcctctctcttccttcatttcctttcttcactGGACAGTTTGTGTTTGGGGTCTCTTGTTGTGATGGTAGTCACCTGGTAGCCAGAGAAGGGTCACATGAGTTCCTTCATGCACCAGTCTGGCTAGTGGCCTAATAAGCTAGAGCATCCAATCCTTGCTTGGCTTTAACTCCCTCCACATGACTGCATGTCTAGTTTAGGCTTCCTTGCTGTACAGAAGACTGAGGTCTGTGGTACTTTCTTATATGTGAGCGAATCTTTCCCACTCAGAGTCTTCCAAGTAGAAGATAAAGTgctttctgtgttctctcttaAGGAAAACAACTAACACTCCTGTGAAGGGTATTTGACTCCATTTCTAGAACAGGAAAAAATTGTGTGATCTCTTTGAATTTAGATCATGTTATATCTAGGCTTTTTAGGGCTTGCTGATATTTGAAACAGTAAGGAGGCCTGAAGCAGTTAATTTCCTGGTTacctgtagcatgagtcttaaaagttcttattaataaaatcaaacctgaggccagttattggggtcaatgctggtagatcagagagacagaacaagccacagctatctcaccttgccaattcctcagctggtcctgtttcctcagactggaagtttctgtgtcctcatcccagtggctctcagctgaactgctgcaagaagcctaaatgcttaaccagacaaaatgcttaaccaggccaaatgcttaaccagcctaatgctgctagtttctggtcctcactccttataaacctttctgctttctaccaccactccctgggattaaaggctgctttctgggattaaaggcttgagtcactatgcctggctatttccaatgcggccttgaactcacagagatccagagggatttctgtctctggaatgttaggattaaaggcgtatactaacattttctagcctaagtatcttgtggcttttctgttctctgaccccagataagtttattaaggtacacaatattttggggaacacaataccaccacagttaccAACATCCCTCAGTAAGTTCATATTAGAATAGCGAACAATGTCATACGTAAACATGTTCACCCTCTGAGGAGCTGCTTGGCCTATTGTTGAGTTTCTTAAAGAAGAATAATATTTCTTGTGCTCCAAAATCTAAATCAATCTGTGTGACAATTCGAAAATTCTTGTATATGTGCATTAGTAGTTTTTGTGAAATTAAATATTATCtcaataatgtttctttttttctatcaCTGAATCTCCTGATGTTTCCGTCTCTGATGTCTTGGAATCAAGTTACAATTGCAGCATGGATAATATTCTCAGGTTATTTTATCCCAGTGACTATATGGGATGCAATTGCTATTTTAACTCATCTCTGCAAAACAGGACAGTAATGCCAAGTAGATATCATGAACTTTGGACTACTTAACATATTTTAGCCATGAAAATCCATTTAAATCTCAGTAAGCAGAAACTGAAATGTTAGCAATTCTGTTTGTGCATATTTAATTTAAAGGACTGGATTTTGAGGTGGAAGGAGAGCATATTTTCTAGAAATTATGCAAACTGCTCTACGTCATGAACACCACTCATGTAAGTTCCTGGCTCATAAgacaatttttatataatttttatataatttgataaTATCTCATGTTCATTTCCATATAGCTGAGTATTTACTGACTTACAAATTGGTCTTTTGATTGTTCTGTTTCTTGTGTTAAATTGCTGTATTTCCATTACTGTCAAATGTATTGTGAATAACTTGCTTTGATCATGATCAGCTATGagtatgcagaaaaaaaaaattctagtccTGTAAAATTGTGGATGAGGCTCTGTACCTCTagtttttttagttgttttgatGGTCATCACTACAAAAACTCATGCTAGggaagtgttctaccactgagttatattccCAGCCCTGGGTCACCTTCAAAAATAGATTACTTAATGCCTTTGTTGATCTATTGAATAAATTAACTTCTAGATGAGACTGAGCCTGTACTTTTAAAGTAATTCTCCTGGTAATTCCTATATACAGAAGAGGCCGTATCATATTTTATTGAGACTATAAAGGAAAATAGAGAAATATGGAGTATGTTTATTTTCCTGGGACTAGAATAAATGCTGGGGGCATTGTATAAGGAAGATATCTGTCTTCAAAGAAGAGAACATAAAGACGACAGCAATTCTCAGTATTTGAAATATATTGTCGTGCCACTTTCTATAAACTTCTATCCAAGGATAACAAAACCATCAAGCAGGTTTTTTGTTGGttggcttattttaatttttcctgtcAAGAAAGGACCTTCTAGGAATAATAACATGAAACATCCAAGTTTAGAGTCTCAAAGATGCATCAGATTTGATGCCTTACAAATAAGGAAAAGATCTTAA
This window harbors:
- the LOC131895042 gene encoding uncharacterized protein C11orf24 homolog; translated protein: MTTHWTNRSTPTTREDTTDSVTSRTLVPPSSSGPSSVGQTLPITTAGLSSLSTPRAEVPSTKARTSPRTATVAVVAPHTMTVATGTINTSSPTRTPSPIKSTPANTSTMNPTPTSGAPTQGTTVQVTTGQPVPSTGRSTPSPLNTTLEPTTTRPVTSVSSTVVTTTQIQTKEPTASTVPVPPTSLTPEVEATSPTTQPSPALPTQGTGGPGTPLTTERVETKATAGTASAGPTPRSSRDPKVPTEDSCHLTNQGQCLVVTTEPQTPSLVNKMLLLAVLALGVTLFIAVLVMFALQACESYKKKDYTQVDYLINGTYADSEM